One window from the genome of Longimicrobiales bacterium encodes:
- a CDS encoding ATP-binding protein yields the protein MTSSTWGEPPEINPAGSLSEDAQEQKTSLSADVILRRARLRAVIDAIPDLISVKDCEGVYQLCNQPFSEYVGLDARAVQGKTDVELFDEGEALRRSALDDEVLSGEKTLRSESWHDAADGRTALFDTLEAPFYNYEGDLLGLIKISRDITERHRIAEELRDAHDQLREQYEHLKKLETLRDSLTHMIVHDLRSPLMGMITSLQMMEMDSDTLSEEHQTDLAGAVRSALRLSQMVTGVLDVSTIEAEGMELDIRVHQCVETARAALDTLGGMITERDVTVEAEGDVQAAYDEQVVTRVIANLVSNALTFTPEDGSVKVTVRKDENGSARVEVRDTGDGIPAEYHELIFEKFGQVGRGERRVKVSTGLGLAFCKLAVEAHGGRIGVVSQVGEGSTFWFELPDLESNP from the coding sequence ATGACCTCATCCACCTGGGGAGAGCCTCCGGAGATCAACCCGGCCGGCTCGCTGAGCGAAGACGCCCAAGAGCAGAAGACCAGCCTCTCAGCGGATGTGATCCTCCGGCGTGCGCGACTCCGGGCCGTGATTGACGCAATCCCCGACCTGATCTCGGTGAAGGACTGCGAAGGCGTGTACCAGCTCTGTAACCAGCCATTCTCAGAGTATGTCGGCTTAGACGCCCGCGCAGTCCAGGGGAAAACCGACGTTGAACTCTTCGACGAAGGAGAGGCTCTCCGGAGAAGTGCGCTCGATGACGAGGTACTTAGTGGTGAGAAAACGCTGCGCAGCGAGAGCTGGCACGATGCCGCGGATGGCCGAACAGCGCTCTTCGACACGCTCGAGGCACCGTTCTACAACTATGAGGGAGATCTGCTCGGCCTCATCAAGATCAGTAGGGACATCACTGAACGGCATCGGATCGCGGAAGAATTGCGCGATGCCCACGACCAACTCCGTGAACAATACGAGCACCTCAAGAAACTCGAAACGCTCAGGGATTCCCTTACGCACATGATCGTGCATGACCTCCGGAGTCCTCTCATGGGCATGATCACGTCACTTCAAATGATGGAGATGGACTCCGACACATTGAGTGAAGAGCACCAGACGGACTTGGCCGGGGCAGTCAGAAGCGCGTTGCGGCTGTCACAGATGGTCACCGGGGTGCTCGACGTCAGCACGATAGAGGCAGAGGGAATGGAGCTCGACATCCGCGTCCATCAGTGTGTAGAGACCGCGCGGGCCGCGCTCGATACCCTGGGCGGAATGATCACCGAGCGCGACGTAACCGTGGAGGCAGAGGGAGACGTCCAGGCGGCCTATGACGAACAGGTCGTGACCCGTGTGATCGCAAACCTCGTCTCGAACGCGCTTACTTTCACGCCCGAAGACGGGTCAGTGAAGGTCACTGTCCGTAAGGACGAGAACGGATCTGCACGCGTGGAGGTGAGGGATACCGGCGACGGAATTCCGGCGGAGTATCACGAATTGATCTTCGAGAAGTTCGGTCAGGTCGGTCGTGGCGAGCGACGCGTGAAGGTTTCCACCGGGCTCGGGCTCGCGTTCTGTAAGTTGGCGGTCGAAGCCCACGGTGGTCGCATCGGCGTCGTCAGCCAGGTAGGCGAGGGCAGCACGTTCTGGTTCGAACTTCCCGACCTGGAATCAAACCCGTGA